Proteins from one Podospora pseudocomata strain CBS 415.72m chromosome 4, whole genome shotgun sequence genomic window:
- a CDS encoding hypothetical protein (COG:S; EggNog:ENOG503P5RG), giving the protein MTRETSTEPPKPSKRKGTRSVSTLTPTQLARKRANDREAQRAIRQRTKEHIERLEKELEEYKNRHSRDETISQLQMRNHALEREVFSLREELKRFNHNMFSPPGISQPSALACPFRASILTTPAPGFEAPDLLPAGHAGIPSRPPPFGQPSNDYNSAPQTFTFVPTTEEQWPSGVSVSSVPVSSVSVPSVVSSPCSSPSHPDEAFIPAYIPTSMPTMMEGNVITPTSMPCMDAAATKLEFEQRDIDPGTTTSRGADQIPESWPNANSKVSSAADHGYPNPNVSQPAAGYITPQPWSATMYPSYYQPQPHGLPQAAGL; this is encoded by the exons aTGACCCGAGAGACATCTACAGAACCACCAAAGCCATCCAAGCGGAAGG GTACTCGCAGCGTGTCGACACTCACGCCCACGCAACTTGCCCGGAAACGGGCCAATGACCGGGAAGCCCAGCGCGCAATCAGGCAACGCACAAAAGAGCACATCGAGCggctggagaaggagttggaagAGTACAAGAACCGACATAGCCGGGACGAGACCATCAGCCAGCTCCAGATGAGGAACCATGCgctggagagagaggtgttCAGTTTGCGCGAAGAACTCAAACGCTTCAATCATAATATGTTTTCACCACCCGGTATATCCCAGCCATCAGCTCTTGCCTGTCCATTTCGAGCTTCCATTCTAACCACACCAGCCCCAGGCTTTGAGGCACCCGATCTGCTACCCGCCGGTCACGCCGGCATTCCTAGCCGGCCTCCGCCATTTGGGCAACCATCCAACGACTACAACTCGGCGCCGCAGACCTTCACATTTGTGCCCACGACAGAGGAACAATGGCCCTCTGGGGTGTCAGTATCTTCGGTTCCAGTGTCCTCCGTCTCGGTTCCCTCGGTCGTTTCCAGCCCTTGCTCTTCCCCGAGCCACCCCGACGAAGCCTTCATCCCGGCCTATATCCCGACCAGCATGCCGACCATGATGGAAGGGAATGTGATCACGCCCACTTCTATGCCTTGCATGGATGCTGCCGCTACGAAACTGGAGTTTGAACAACGAGATATTGATCCAGGTACAACGACCAGCCGTGGGGCCGATCAAATTCCAGAATCATGGCCAAACGCTAACAGTAAGGTGTCATCAGCAGCAGACCATGGCTATCCTAATCCCAATGTATCGCAGCCAGCTGCAGGATACATCACACCTCAACCGTGGTCCGCGACGATGTATCCTTCTTACTACCAGCCGCAGCCACATGGACTGCCACAGGCTGCTGGTCTATGA